The following are encoded in a window of Myxocyprinus asiaticus isolate MX2 ecotype Aquarium Trade chromosome 17, UBuf_Myxa_2, whole genome shotgun sequence genomic DNA:
- the LOC127455037 gene encoding kinesin-like protein KIF3B gives MMNRNSPLRPRSMSIGKKSEAVKVVVRCRPLNKKEEAMNHDRIVEVDVRLGQVSVRNPKSSGSLMKTFTFDAVYDMGSKQNELYDYACKPLIESVLLGFNGTIFAYGQTGTGKTYTMEGVSTNPETRGVIPNSFHHIFTQISRSQNQQYLVRVSYLEIYQEEIRDLLCKDNNKTLELKENPELGVYVKDLSSVVTKNIKEIEHVMNLGNQSRSVGFTKMNERSSRSHAIFVITVECSEMGIDGEEHIRVGKLNMVDLAGSERQSKTGVQGQRFKEATKINLSLSALGNVISALVDGKSTHVPYRDSKLTRLLQDSLGGNAKTVMVATIGPASCHYDETLTTLRYANRAKNIRNKPKINEDPKDALLREFQEEIARLKSQLEERGMLAKARRRQRRNSMRMKRSMSSGEVETPREGQLEIAKTVHEESVEEYWWRQQMAQTSANYKSDFRRKLGTLDEKVKTVEDLLKEQQAMEIMIEKYKAMESKLLVGGKNIIDHTNEQQRMLELKRQEIAEQERKELEMQQLMFEQDEETIELKETFSTLQQEVEFKTKKLRKFYSKLQLVRSEIGDIINEHVTMRQELEQTMNELTREMKFKNLIIENFIPPEEKNKIINRLHFDSEEDQWRVLPILPSENNSPLVRQRPTSVVGYKRPLSQYAVASGSPSRYRAENIMLLELDMSQPTMVPLDLQRSDIRTQDLIRDFGHYRKRTTASRVMKARSWCQGPSQSASSSTNSGEQCPASTMGACAATQQP, from the exons ATGATGAATAGAAACAGCCCGTTGAGACCACGCTCCATGTCGATTGGCAAAAAATCAGAGGCGGTCAAAGTGGTGGTGCGGTGCCGCCCGTTAAACAAGAAAGAAGAAGCGATGAATCACGACAGAATTGTTGAAGTAGACGTCAGACTGGGACAGGTGAGCGTGCGTAATCCAAAATCATCCGGAAGCCTCATGAAAACGTTCACGTTTGATGCAGTCTACGACATGGGTTCAAAACAAAACGAGTTGTATGATTATGCATGTAAACCTCTCATTGAATCTGTTTTGCTTGGTTTCAATGGAACTATATTTGCGTATGGCCAAACTGGCACTGGCAAAACATATACAATGGAAGGTGTGTCCACCAACCCGGAGACAAGGGGAGTCATCCCAAATTCATTTCACCACATTTTCACTCAAATATCCCGATCTCAGAACCAACAGTATCTTGTGAGAGTGTCTTATCTTGAGATATATCAAGAAGAGATAAGAGATCTCCTGTGCAaggacaacaacaaaacactAGAGCTCAAGGAAAATCCAGAGTTAGGTGTCTACGTCAAAGATCTCTCATCTGTGGTGACCAAAAACATAAAGGAAATTGAACATGTCATGAACTTGGGGAACCAGTCAAGATCTGTTGGATTCACCAAGATGAATGAGCGGAGCTCAAGATCACATGCGATTTTTGTGATAACTGTTGAATGCAGTGAAATGGGCATTGATGGTGAGGAGCACATTCGTGTTGGAAAGTTAAACATGGTGGATCTGGCTGGCAGTGAGCGCCAAAGCAAGACAGGTGTACAGGGACAGAGGTTTAAAGAGGCTACCAAAATAAACCTGTCTCTTTCTGCCCTTGGAAATGTTATCTCAGCCTTGGTGGATGGGAAGAGTACCCATGTTCCCTACCGGGATTCCAAACTCACCCGCCTGTTACAGGACTCCCTTGGAGGCAACGCCAAAACAGTTATGGTGGCCACAATTGGACCAGCTTCGTGCCACTATGATGAGACTCTTACCACACTGAGGTATGCTAACAGAGCGAAGAACATCAGGAACAAGCCAAAAATCAACGAGGACCCCAAAGATGCACTGCTTCGTGAGTTCCAAGAGGAAATAGCCCGTCTGAAGTCGCAGCTTGAGGAACGAGGGATGCTGGCCAAAGCAAGGAGGAGACAGAGGAGAAATAGTATGCGGATGAAGAGGAGTATGAGTAGTGGAGAGGTGGAAACTCCCAGAGAAGGACAGTTGGAGATTGCCAAGACAGTACATGAGGAGAGTGTAGAGGAATATTGGTGGAGGCAGCAGATGGCACAGACCTCTGCCAATTACAAGTCAGATTTCCGCAGGAAACTTGGCACATTAGATGAGAAAGTCAAGACTGTGGAAGATTTGCTGAAGGAGCAACAAGCAATGGAAATCATGATTGAAAAGTACAAG GCTATGGAAAGTAAACTTTTGGTTGGAGGAAAAAACATCATTGACCACACCAATGAACAGCAGAGAATGTTGGAACTGAAGAGGCAGGAGATTGCTGAGCAG GAGAGAAAAGAATTGGAGATGCAACAGCTGATGTTTGAACAAGATGAAGAGACAATTGAACTGAAAGAGACGTTCTCCACGCTACAGCAAGAGGTGGAATTTAAGACCAAGAAGCTTAGAAAG TTTTACAGTAAGCTGCAGTTGGTGAGGTCTGAGATTGGAGATATCATCAATGAACATGTCACAATGAGACAAGAACTGGAGCAGACAATGAATGAGCTGACAAGAGAGATGAAATTCAA AAACCTTATAATCGAAAACTTCATTCCTCCTGAGGAAAAGAATAAGATTATAAATCGCCTTCATTTTGACAGCGAGGAAGACCAGTGGAGAGTCTTACCAATTCTCCCTTCAGAAAA TAACTCACCTCTTGTCAGGCAAAGGCCAACTTCAGTAGTGGGATACAAAAGACCACTTAGTCAGTATGCTGTGGCATCCGGTTCTCCTTCAAGATACAGG GCTGAGAACATCATGCTTCTGGAACTGGACATGTCTCAACCTACCATGGTTCCTCTTGACCTTCAGAGGTCAGACATAAGGACCCAAGACTTGATACGTGACTTTGGCCATTATAGAAAGAGGACGACTGCATCACGGGTCATGAAAGCCAGATCATG GTGCCAAGGGCCAAGTCAATCTGCTTCTTCTTCAACCAACTCTGGGGAACAATGTCCAGCCTCTACAATGGGGGCTTGTGCGGCAACCCAACAACCATGA